The following nucleotide sequence is from Streptomyces caniferus.
TGCCCAGCCGCTCCGCGATATGCGCGACCCGCACGATTTCCTGGAACGAGTCGAGCACGATCCGCCCGACCCCCGCCTCCACGGCCCGGGTGATCTCCTCGGTGCTCTTGTTGTTGCCGTGCAGGGCGATCCGCTCGGCCGGCATGCCCGCCGCCAGCGCCGTGGCCAGCTCGCCGCCGGAACAAACGTCGAGATTCAGCCCTTCTTCGTTCAGCCACCGCACGAGGGCCCGGGACAGGAACGCCTTCCCGGCGTAGAACACATCGGCCCCCGGGCCGAAGGCGTCCTTCCAAGCCCGGCAGCGGGACCGGAAGTCCTCCTCGTCCAGGAAGTACGCCGGTGTGCCGAACTCCGCGGCGAGCGCGGTGACGTCCAGCCCGCCGACGGTGACCACCCCGTCGGCGTTGCGGGAGACCGTACGGGACCAGACCTTCGGGTCGAGGCTGTTGAGATCGGCGGGCGGCCCGGCGTAGTGCCCCTCGGGCAGTACGTCAGCATGCCGGGGCCCTGCGGGGTGCGCGGAGCGACTCATGACTGTGGAGATCCCCTCAAAATCGTTCAGAGGTGTTCGGGAGCGGAGATGCCGAGCAGACGCAGGCCGTTGGCGAGCACCGTCCCACTGGCCTCGGCAAGGGCCAGCCGGGCGCGGTGCACGGCCAAGGGTTTCTGCTCCCCGACGGGCAGCGGCGGACAGACGTCGTGCCACCGGAAGAACGCCTCCGCCGTCGCTTCCAGATGCCGCACCACACGGTCCGGCGCCCGCAGCCGCGCGGCGACTTCGATGACGGAGGGGTAGGTGGCGAGCAGGGTCTGCAGCGCCTGGAGGCTCGGAAGGGCGGAAGGAGCCGACAGCGCGGAAGGGACGGATGCGGAGTGCCGTGGCGACTGTTGCCGCGCCCCGGTCGGCACAGCAGACGAAGCGCCGTCCACCGCCGTCGCAGGCGGCACAGCAGGCGTGGTCCCGCCCAGCGTCGGCGCGAGCCCCACGTCCCCCGGCTCGCTCACGAACCCCAGGTCATCCGCGTTCCGCACCAGCGCCCGGACCCTCGCGTACGCATACTGCACCTGGAACCGCGGATTGCTCTCCCGCTGTACGGGCCGCTCGGGCACCCGCACCGCATCGTGCGCGGCCGGCCGCAACAGCACCCAGCGCGCTTCGTCGGCCCCGAGGCGGGCGATGAGCGTCGCGAGATCGTACGGAGCGGGCACAAGAACGGGGTGCCCGTCGGCCTCCCGGCCACTGCCCCCGGCAACCGCGTCGATCCGCGCCAGCACCTCGGCGACCACCACCTCCCGGGCACCGCCCGCGGCGGAACCGGCGACCGGCCCCGGGGCACCGGGGCTCTGCCCCGCACTCGGCCCCCCGTAGCCGTCCCCTTGCGCCAGTACCTCCCGGACGAGCGCGACCAGCGCCCCGTCTCCCAGGGTGAAGTTCAAGAAACCCGGCCCGGCGATCTCGACCCGGGCGATCCCGGCGCTCCCGTCCAGCCGCCGCCGCAGAATCTCGGCGACCTCCCGGGCGGGCCGCCCCGCCGGCCCCGCGAGCTGCAGCGCGACATTGGAGGCGTAGTCCCCGCACCCGGGCCGCGGCGGCGGCTCGACAACGATCCGCGCCGGCACGGTCACGGAGAGCTCCTGCTCCTCCACCGCACCACGCACGGAGCGCAGGACGGTACGGGAGAGCTCAGCGGGGGTCACAGGACAAGCGTATGGGAGACCAGGGGTGCCCATGCGACCCGGTTTCGCCCTGTGGACACTCCACATGCTGGGGATACCCCACGAGGAACCGAGCCGGGAAAGCTGCGGCGTCCGCACAAAGGGCGCCGGGCCGCTGGGTAGCCGGGCCTCACTGGCACCGGGCCACTGGGACGTCGGGCCGTACGGCGTCCGGACCACTGGCCGCAGGGGCTCGGGACTCCGGGTTTGGGGGCTTGGGGGCCTCGGGGCTCCCGGGGCTCTACCGCCGCCCCACGCCCTCCCTACCTACTCCCCGCCCGCGTCCACCATGCCGACCCCACCGGATGTCGCGACCCCACCGGACGAGGCACCATGCCCCGCCGCGCCCCCGCCCCCGTCGCTCTCCCCGTCCTCTTCCTCGGCCCCGCCCCCGGGCCCACGTTCCCGCTGGCGCCTCTCACGCACCAGCATCCCCACCATCCGCACCAGCTCCGTCGGCTCGAACGGCTTCGCCAGAAACGCGTCCACCCCCACCGACTCGCCGTTGTCCACCTCGCCCTGCGTACATGCACTGACGATGGCGATCGGGATGTCCCACGTCCGCGGATCGGACCGCAGCCGCGCCGCGGTGTGCAGACCGTTGAGCCGCGGCATCACGACATCAAGGGTCACGACATCAGGTCTCACGTGGTGCACGACATCCAGACATTCGGCACCATCAGCCGCGGTCACGACCTCGAAGCCCTCCAGCTCGAGATTGACCCTGATCAACTGCCGGATCACCTTGTTGTCGTCGACAACAAGGATCCGACCGGACAAGCCAGGCACACCATGAGACTAGGACTCCGCCTGAGACTGCGTCCGGGTTTTCCCCACTTCCGCCCCCGTGCGAGGGACCTTTCCCCGACCCTCGCCGTCACGCCCCTCACATGCGCTACGACCTCGGCCCCCTCGGTTCCGCCGCTCCCCCGCCACCCACGAAACCTGTTCATGAACACCCCATCAGAGCTGGTAGGGTTCTACCCGTCGCCACGAGAACACAGGCGGCAACGCCCCCGTAGCTCAGGGGATAGAGCAACGGCCTCCGGAGCCGTGTGCGCAGGTTCGAATCCTGCCGGGGGCACTCCAGTTGGGACAGCGTGATCAAACCGTTGAACCACTGCAGTGCCAGACTTCAAGAGCCGGACCCAGATGCACTGGGTCCGGCTCTTTGTCGTTACCGCTTGTCGTTGCCGCGCGCCGATCGGGGCTGGCCCGCGAGGGAGCACCTGGCACCTCTTCCCCGCTGCCTCGCGATCTCCACGTAGAGGCCGTCCACGGTCTCGGTGCCGCGTCCATCCGGTCAGCCGATGAGGCGGTGCGCGGGTTGAATACTGACCCCGGCTGCGGTGAGGCCTGCGATCGCCGCCACCGGCCAGGGCTTGCCCGAGGCTGCCGTCAGTCCGCCCACGGACAGGCCGATGACCACGGCGAGGAGAAAGACGACAGCGGCATGCTGCGTGATCAGCGGTGACCCCGCGCCCTGTGGCACCAGCCTGCCGCCCTCTTGGGCCCCGCCCTCGCTCCGAGGCTCATCCCCCGTGCTCATTCTTCTCCCTCTCCTCAGACTCTGCGGCGGTAGTGCGTACGCGACGCAGCGACTGAAGTCGAGCGCCGGTCGCGTCCACGACCCAGAACGACCAGCCGTTGCGGTGCGGGGCGACCTCCGGGTTGTACGCCTGCAGGACCGCGGTCGCGGCACCGCTCGGCGTCTTGTACCGCCCCTGGGCGGGGCCCGACAGGATGACGAGACTCTGCGACTCGGGGTCGTATTCTCCCGGCACCTTGTGCCCGGAGTAGAGGGCGTGCACCGCGACGAGGCCCGTGGCCGGGCCGGCCGGGGCCTGTTCGTCCGACCCTTCGAAGTGCTCCAGCAGCCGGAGTACGACCCCTTCGGCGTCCACTCCCCACGCGCGCGCCAGAAGCGACACCTTCATGCTCGCTTCCACGCCCAGCCTGACGTCCATCGCCGCCCCTCTCCCCTTGCCGTCGAGGCACGACCGTAGCACGAGGGTGAGAGCACCTGCCAGCAAAACTGTGAGCATTTCTGTGTTTCATGGCGGCGGGCGCCGGTGCTCATCAAGCCTCGGTGGCGCATCAGGCGGTCCGCGCCAACTGCTGCACGATGAAGTTCATGTGCTGGGTGTGGCCGACCCGGATCCAGGTCTCGGCATTGCCCGAGCCGTCCCGGCCGTCCCCGTAGGCACAGGCGTGCAACCAGCGTTCACCGACGCAGGCGGAGATGGCGCCGGCGTCGCGGAAAGCGTCGTTCTCCGTGATCCAGCGGGCCATGGCGCGGACCCTGGACGCGCGATC
It contains:
- the nrtL gene encoding ArgS-related anticodon-binding protein NrtL; protein product: MTPAELSRTVLRSVRGAVEEQELSVTVPARIVVEPPPRPGCGDYASNVALQLAGPAGRPAREVAEILRRRLDGSAGIARVEIAGPGFLNFTLGDGALVALVREVLAQGDGYGGPSAGQSPGAPGPVAGSAAGGAREVVVAEVLARIDAVAGGSGREADGHPVLVPAPYDLATLIARLGADEARWVLLRPAAHDAVRVPERPVQRESNPRFQVQYAYARVRALVRNADDLGFVSEPGDVGLAPTLGGTTPAVPPATAVDGASSAVPTGARQQSPRHSASVPSALSAPSALPSLQALQTLLATYPSVIEVAARLRAPDRVVRHLEATAEAFFRWHDVCPPLPVGEQKPLAVHRARLALAEASGTVLANGLRLLGISAPEHL
- a CDS encoding response regulator; its protein translation is MPGLSGRILVVDDNKVIRQLIRVNLELEGFEVVTAADGAECLDVVHHVRPDVVTLDVVMPRLNGLHTAARLRSDPRTWDIPIAIVSACTQGEVDNGESVGVDAFLAKPFEPTELVRMVGMLVRERRQRERGPGGGAEEEDGESDGGGGAAGHGASSGGVATSGGVGMVDAGGE